A genomic stretch from Kribbella amoyensis includes:
- a CDS encoding carbohydrate ABC transporter permease, giving the protein MSRLASRSRAPRRRPKTAGIHGNTLWFWVFVGPFVVGLLIFGYLPIVWSLVLSFFDAQNTVTPTSFVGLRNYVDMLTDRNFLSALGTFTVFAVFIVPLTFVLSLALALLVNQVKVARAFFRSVFFLPTACSYVVASLIWKLSIFNGVRFGLANTVLGWLGLDQIAWLSTIDPPWYWLPLVTVRLWLQLGFYMILFIAGLQRISPTLYEAAYVDGAKPGWQTFRYITLPQLRATSVAVLLLNLIAAYQAFDEFYNLLGAGASFARPPLVYLYSTSLGAIQDLGRGSAGALILAVIIMLLTLLQNRIFGFGKAND; this is encoded by the coding sequence GTGAGCCGGCTGGCCTCTCGGTCGCGCGCTCCACGGCGGCGGCCGAAGACGGCCGGGATCCACGGCAACACCCTGTGGTTCTGGGTGTTCGTCGGGCCGTTCGTGGTCGGGCTGCTGATCTTCGGCTACCTGCCGATCGTGTGGAGCCTGGTGCTCAGCTTCTTCGACGCGCAGAACACGGTGACGCCGACGTCGTTCGTCGGGCTGCGCAACTACGTGGACATGCTGACCGACCGGAACTTCCTGTCGGCGCTGGGCACGTTCACGGTGTTCGCGGTGTTCATCGTGCCGCTGACGTTCGTGCTCTCGCTGGCGCTGGCGTTGCTGGTCAACCAGGTGAAGGTGGCCCGGGCGTTCTTCCGGTCGGTGTTCTTCCTGCCGACGGCGTGCTCGTACGTGGTCGCCTCGCTGATCTGGAAGCTGTCGATCTTCAACGGCGTCCGGTTCGGCCTGGCGAACACGGTGCTCGGCTGGCTCGGCCTGGACCAGATCGCCTGGCTGTCCACGATCGACCCGCCGTGGTACTGGCTGCCGCTGGTGACCGTCCGGCTGTGGCTGCAGCTCGGGTTCTACATGATCCTGTTCATCGCCGGTCTGCAACGGATCTCGCCGACGCTGTACGAGGCGGCGTACGTGGACGGGGCGAAGCCGGGCTGGCAGACGTTCCGGTACATCACCCTGCCGCAGTTGCGGGCGACCTCGGTGGCGGTGCTGTTGCTCAACCTGATCGCGGCGTACCAGGCGTTCGACGAGTTCTACAACCTGCTCGGCGCCGGTGCGAGCTTCGCCCGGCCGCCGCTGGTGTACCTCTACTCCACGTCGCTCGGGGCCATCCAGGACCTCGGCCGCGGATCGGCGGGGGCCCTCATCCTGGCGGTGATCATCATGTTGCTCACGTTGCTGCAGAACCGCATCTTCGGGTTCGGGAAGGCGAACGACTGA
- a CDS encoding carbohydrate ABC transporter permease, producing the protein MATAERTTGTPQPIGHTRSPLGVVGMILRWIALLIAAVLFLIPFYLVLRNALSTEADITAPEWKFFPSDLQWGNFGELFRDENVPMARALWNSAVVGILGTGGQLILASMAGYGLARIPYRHADKVFYAVVATLMIPAAVSFIPSFIVVSSLGWVSSLRGLIIPTLFNAFATFLFRQYFLGFPKELEEAARVDGAGHLGTFLRIVVPNSLPFFAAIAAITFIGNWNSFIWPLVIGQDSSSWTVQVAMSSFITAQTINIHELFMAAAVSIVPLVLIFAFLQRYLIQGVTQSGIKD; encoded by the coding sequence ATGGCGACCGCGGAGAGAACCACCGGGACCCCGCAGCCGATCGGCCACACCCGCAGTCCGCTCGGCGTGGTCGGGATGATCCTGCGCTGGATCGCCTTGCTGATCGCGGCCGTGCTGTTCCTGATCCCCTTCTACCTGGTGCTGCGGAACGCGTTGTCCACCGAGGCGGACATCACCGCGCCGGAGTGGAAGTTCTTCCCGAGCGACCTGCAGTGGGGGAACTTCGGCGAATTGTTCCGGGACGAGAACGTACCGATGGCGCGGGCGCTGTGGAACTCGGCCGTCGTCGGCATCCTCGGCACCGGCGGGCAGCTGATCCTGGCGTCGATGGCCGGGTACGGGCTGGCCCGGATCCCGTACCGGCATGCCGACAAGGTGTTCTACGCGGTCGTGGCGACGCTGATGATCCCGGCCGCGGTGAGCTTCATCCCGAGCTTCATCGTGGTGTCGTCGCTGGGCTGGGTCAGCTCGTTGCGCGGGCTGATCATCCCGACGTTGTTCAACGCGTTCGCGACGTTCCTGTTCCGGCAGTACTTCCTCGGCTTCCCCAAGGAGCTGGAGGAGGCGGCCCGGGTGGACGGGGCCGGCCACCTGGGCACGTTCCTGCGGATCGTGGTGCCGAACTCGCTGCCGTTCTTCGCGGCGATCGCGGCGATCACGTTCATCGGCAACTGGAACTCGTTCATCTGGCCGCTGGTGATCGGGCAGGACTCGTCGTCGTGGACGGTGCAGGTGGCGATGTCGTCGTTCATCACCGCGCAGACGATCAACATCCACGAGCTGTTCATGGCCGCGGCCGTGT